The following coding sequences lie in one Xiphophorus maculatus strain JP 163 A chromosome 4, X_maculatus-5.0-male, whole genome shotgun sequence genomic window:
- the LOC102231278 gene encoding myoblast determination protein 1 homolog yields the protein MDLPDFPFPLSSADDLYDPCFNTSDLNFFDDLDARLTHGGLLKSEDHLHHHVPTAEEEDQHVRAPGGLHQGGHCLLWACKACKRKTTHADRRKAATMRERRRLSKVNDAFETLKRCTASNPNQRLPKVEILRNAISYIESLQALLRAGQSDGGGGFYPQLERYGGESDSSSPQSSCSDSMMDFISPCSASSENGNTSCGKQTADGCSSSSSKSSLISSLDCLSSIVERISTDRAGAPAGDSVVPQGAESPHDGSGVSSSPADLGSIYEPISS from the exons ATGGATTTGCCAGACTTTCCCTTCCCTCTCTCGTCAGCTGATGACCTCTATGACCCCTGCTTCAACACCAGTGACCTGAACTTTTTCGATGACCTGGACGCACGGCTGACGCACGGCGGCCTGCTGAAGTCGGAGGATCATCTCCATCACCACGTGCCAACAGCGGAGGAGGAGGACCAGCACGTGCGGGCCCCCGGGGGCCTCCACCAGGGGGGCCACTGCCTGCTGTGGGCCTGCAAGGCCTGCAAGAGGAAGACGACGCACGCCGACAGGAGGAAAGCGGCGACGATGCGGGAGAGACGGCGCCTCAGTAAGGTGAACGACGCGTTTGAGACGCTGAAGCGCTGCACGGCCTCCAACCCCAACCAGCGGCTGCCCAAGGTGGAGATCCTGCGGAACGCCATCAGCTACATCGAGTCCCTGCAGGCGCTGCTGCGGGCCGGCCAGAGCGACGGTGGAGGCGGCTTCTACCCGCAGCTGGAGCGCTACGGCGGCGAGTCGGACTCCTCCAGCCCCCAGTCCAGCTGCTCCGACAGCATG ATGGATTTCATCTCTCCCTGTTCGGCCAGCAGTGAAAACGGAAACACTTCCtgtggaaaacaaacagcagacg gttgcagcagcagcagcagcaagtcGTCGCTCATTTCCAGCTTGGACTGCCTGTCCAGCATCGTGGAGCGGATCAGCACCGACCGGGCCGGGGCCCCTGCCGGGGACAGCGTGGTCCCTCAGGGGGCCGAATCCCCTCACGACGGCTCCGGCGTCTCTTCTTCACCTGCGGATCTCGGCAGCATCTACGAGCCAATCTCATCCTGA